In Gouania willdenowi chromosome 24, fGouWil2.1, whole genome shotgun sequence, a single window of DNA contains:
- the armt1 gene encoding damage-control phosphatase ARMT1, with the protein MAADQTVVPPSLSAKVVGSFAYLTIRDRMPTILTKVIDTIHRNKNTFFEEYGEEGIEAEKNAIGLLSKLRNELQTDKPVVELKDDLKDSEAWNQYLQRQQKLQGDQECVSWFSSPWLYVECYMYRRIHEALLLNPPISEYDVFNEGKTQSFFDSQQAVMDLCTYLEGIRKNAKELFQNQLFEHFSTLLQVSLWGNKCDLSISAGEDNSQKSSPIESLSSLHPFILVDDTNAVWATLTSARRQEKLGKTKVDRVDIVLDNAGFELVTDLVFADFLVSSGLVRQIHFHGKSLPWFVSDVTANDLQWIVRQAMAANHRWLSKCGVQWQTYLKQGVWRYHDHPFWTQPHEFCDMASDAPDLYASLQEADLVLFKGDLNYRKLTGDRDWEHVVDFNTALRGFGPAPLCSLRTLKANVQVGLQPGQAEKLTSRDPSWMTNGKYAVIQFHNPTPED; encoded by the exons ATGGCGGCGGATCAAACTGTAGTTCCTCCTTCACTCTCTGCTAAAGTAGTCGG CTCTTTTGCTTATTTGACCATAAGAGACCGAATGCCAACCATTCTGACGAAGGTAATAGACACAATTCATCGCAACAAAAACACGTTTTTTGAAGAGTATGGCGAG GAAGGTATTGAGGCTGAGAAGAATGCGATCGGTCTTCTGTCAAAACTGAGGAACGAGCTCCAAACTGACAAACCTGTGGTGGAACTTAAAGATGACCTGAAGGATTCAGAAGCGTGGAACCAGTATCTGCAAAGACAGCAGAAGTTACAGGGAGACCAAGAGTGTGTCAGCTGGTTTAGCTCTCCATGGTTATACGTGGAGTGTTACATGTACCGGAGAATACACGAGGCCCTCCTGCTCAA CCCCCCCATCAGTGAATACgatgtttttaatgagggaaaAACCCAAAGCTTCTTTGACTCTCAGCAGGCGGTTATGGACTTGTGTACGTACTTGGAAGGAATAAGGAAGAACGCAAAGGAGCTTTTTCAGAATCAGCTCTTTGAGCATTTCAGCACACTGCTACAG GTTTCTCTCTGGGGGAACAAGTGTGATCTGTCCATCTCTGCTGGGGAAGATAATTCCCAAAAGTCCAGTCCTATTGAATCCCTGAGCAGCCTTCATCCATTCATTCTGGTGGATGATACCAATGCCGTATGGGCCACGTTGACGTCAGCCCGGAGGCAGGAAAAGTTGGGGAAAACCAAGGTGGACAGAGTCGACATCGTGCTCGACAACGCCGGCTTTGAGTTGGTGACGGACTTGGTCTTTGCTGACTTTTTGGTTTCCTCTGGTCTCGTACGTCAGATCCATTTTCACGGAAAGTCTCTCCCGTGGTTCGTCTCCGACGTCACTGCCAATGATTTGCAGTGGATTGTGCGTCAGGCGATGGCGGCCAATCACCGCTGGCTGTCAAAGTGCGGCGTCCAGTGGCAGACGTATCTGAAGCAGGGCGTCTGGCGCTATCACGACCATCCTTTCTGGACGCAGCCCCACGAGTTCTGCGACATGGCGTCTGACGCCCCGGACCTGTACGCCAGTCTGCAGGAAGCAGACCTGGTGCTGTTTAAAGGAGATCTGAACTACAGGAAACTGACCGGCGACAGGGACTGGGAACACGTGGTGGACTTTAACACGGCGCTGCGAGGGTTCGGACCCGCACCGCTGTGCAGTCTGAGGACCCTGAAGGCAAACGTGCAGGTGGGACTTCAGCCAGGACAAGCGGAGAAGCTCACGTCTCGGGATCCGAGCTGGATGACCAACGGCAAGTACGCCGTCATTCAGTTCCACAACCCGACACCAGAGGATTAG